A section of the Humulus lupulus chromosome 2, drHumLupu1.1, whole genome shotgun sequence genome encodes:
- the LOC133816906 gene encoding putative phospholipid:diacylglycerol acyltransferase 2, whose amino-acid sequence MCKVQSFWAMGSVLRFRKLCFVEPVVGFHCTTTTQKNEEKDENGVVLKDEDKENKKKRSKKQPKEWRCVDSCCWFIGYLCTTWWLLLFLYHSLPPTITGFHVPESPGERLRREGLTPLHPVVMVPGIVTGGLELWEGRPCSEGLFRKRLWGGSFTEIFKRPLCWLEHLSLHNETGLDPPGIRVRAVSGLVAADYFAPGYFVWAVLIENLAKIGYEGKDMYMAAYDWRLSFQNTEIRDQALSRLKSKIELMYVTNGYKKVVVVPHSMGVIYFLHFMKWVESPPPMGGGGGPDWCAKHIKAIMNIGPAFLGVPKAVSNLFSAEGKDVAFLRAMAPGVLDYDILGLQTLEHLMRVSRTWDSTISLLPKGGDTIWGNLDWSPEEGLSCDLDKRGNTQQLSSSDTNFNHSDGGRGFRIKEPVKYGRIISFGKAASQIPSSHLPPPDLKELLQMRSSTGLNLSCSGEVWTEYDEVSRENIRKLAENKAYTAENAFDLLRFVAPKLMQRAEAHFSHGIADNLDDPKYTHYKYWSNPLETKLPHAPDMEIYSLYGVGIPTERSYVYKMSPSSKCKSIPFRIDSSADGQADSCLKNGVYFVDGDESVPVLSAGFMCAKGWRGKTRFNPSGIATYIREYRHKAPSSLLQGRGLESGAHVDIMGNVALIEDVLRVAAGASGKDIGGDRIHSDIMKMSQRINLQL is encoded by the exons ATGTGTAAAGTTCAAAGCTTTTGGGCCATGGGTTCCGTTCTTCGGTTTAGGAAGCTTTGCTTTGTGGAGCCAGTAGTAGGGTTTCATTGTACTACGACGACCCAAAAGAATGAAGAGAAAGATGAGAACGGTGTCGTTTTAAAAGATGAAGATAaggagaataagaagaagaggaGCAAGAAGCAACCAAAGGAATGGAGGTGTGTAGATAGTTGTTGCTGGTTTATTGGGTATTTGTGTACCACTTGGTGGCTTCTGTTGTTTCTCTACCACAGTTTACCACCCACAATAACTGGTTTTCATGTACCGGAATCGCCCGGGGAGAGGCTCAGGCGAGAGGGCTTGACACCACTTCACCCTGTTGTTATGGTCCCTGGCATAGTCACTGGTGGGCTTGAGCTTTGGGAAGGCAGGCCTTGTTCTGAGGGACTTTTTCGTAAGAGGCTTTGGGGTGGTAGTTTCACTGAAATCTTCAAAAG GCCATTGTGTTGGTTGGAACACCTATCACTACACAACGAAACAGGGCTCGACCCGCCTGGGATTCGAGTCCGAGCGGTTTCAGGACTTGTTGCAGCTGACTATTTTGCTCCTGGCTACTTTGTTTGGGCAGTTCTTATCGAGAATTTAGCCAAAATTGGTTATGAAGGGAAGGACATGTATATGGCAGCCTATGATTGGAGACTATCTTTTCAGAATACAGAG ATTAGGGACCAagctctaagtagattgaagagtAAAATTGAGCTCATGTATGTGACCAATGGCTATAAGAAAGTGGTGGTGGTGCCTCATTCTATGGGGGTCATTTATTTCCTTCACTTCATGAAATGGGTTGAATCACCTCCACCTATGGGAGGTGGTGGTGGTCCAGATTGGTGTGCCAAGCACATCAAAGCAATCATGAATATTGGTCCAGCTTTTCTTGGTGTTCCAAAGGCTGTAAGTAACCTATTTTCGGCCGAGGGTAAAGATGTGGCATTTCTCAG GGCTATGGCTCCGGGAGTTTTAGACTATGACATTCTTGGCCTTCAAACACTTGAACATCTTATGCGAGTTTCTCGAACTTGGGATTCCACCATTTCATTATTGCCAAAAGGTGGAGATACTATTTGGGGCAATTTAGATTGGTCTCCTGAGGAAGGACTTAGTTGTGATTTGGATAAGAGAGGAAATACACAACAACTCTCTTCAAGTGACACTAATTTCAATCACAGTGATGGAGGTAGAGGTTTTCGAATAAAAGAGCCTGTTAAGTATGGAAGAATAATCTCTTTTGGAAAGGCAGCATCACAGATTCCTTCTTCTCATCTTCCTCCTCCTGATTTGAAG GAACTTCTCCAAATGCGATCCTCAACTGGACTTAATTTATCATGTAGTGGTGAGGTTTGGACTGAATATGATGAAGTAAGCAGAGAAAACATCAGAAAATTAGCTGAAAACAAGGCCTACACAGCTGAAAATGCCTTTGATTTACTGCGTTTTGTGGCTCCGAAACTGATGCAACGGGCCGAGGCTCACTTCTCTCATGGAATAGCTGATAATCTTGATGATCCTAAGTACACACACTACAAGTACTGGTCAAATCCACTTGAAACCAA GCTACCTCATGCTCCTGATATGGAGATTTACTCTCTTTATGGAGTTGGAATCCCTACAGAAAGATCATATGTATATAAAATGTCTCCTTCAAGCAAGTGCAAGAGCATTCCCTTTCGAATAGATAGCTCGGCCGATGGCCAAGCAGACAGCTGCCTAAAGAATGGAGTATACTTTGTGGATGGCGATGAGAGTGTTCCGGTTTTGAGTGCAGGCTTCATGTGTGCCAAAGGGTGGCGAGGAAAGACTAGATTCAACCCGTCCGGCATAGCTACTTACATAAGAGAGTACCGACACAAAGCGCCATCGAGCCTGCTGCAGGGCAGGGGTTTGGAGAGTGGTGCACATGTTGACATCATGGGAAATGTTGCTTTGATTGAAGATGTTTTGAGGGTGGCTGCTGGAGCCAGTGGCAAAGATATTGGAGGCGACCGCATACATTCGGATATCATGAAAATGTCTCAGAGAATAAATCTTCAGCTGTGA
- the LOC133816905 gene encoding patatin-like protein 2 isoform X1, protein MKRTKSFLPSPLYGNVITVLSIDGGGVRGIIPATILAFLESELQKVEDDKNARIADYFDVIAGTSTGGLITAMITAPDQNKRPLFAAKDIIDFYLQHCPLIFPQHHTRHKHTGHLISKVKSLSGPKYDGKYLHNLLREKLGDVRLNQTLANVIIPTFDINRLQPTVFSTYEGKRNSSLNALLSDVCIGTSAAPTYLPPHSFETKASNGQVKEFHLIDGGVVANNPALVAINEVSKEIHQNNPDFFQIKPMEFGRFLVLSIGTGSVKIEDKYSADEAAKWGLLGWLKSHNSVPLLDIFTQASSDMTDLFLSTVFQALNSEKNYLRIQDDTLSEKESSVDIATKENLKNLVGIGEKLLKKPVSMVNLETGIYSPKHGTTTNGEALTRSFAEMLSRERKTRESRPTIEEAKTTVTVEVSIPRDNRYNLEVGAHQGSKSFPPSCYNKNHHQSQSQQSSSSSSSSSSSSSSSSS, encoded by the exons atgaagAGAACCAAATCGTTTCTACCGTCGCCGCTGTATGGAAATGTGATCACTGTTCTTAGCATCGACGGTGGTGGAGTAAGAGGAATTATTCCGGCGACTATCCTTGCCTTCTTAGAATCTGAGCTTCag AAAGTGGAGGATGACAAGAATGCTAGAATTGCAGACTATTTTGATGTAATTGCGGGAACAAGCACAGGTGGACTCATTACTGCCATGATTACAGCCCCAGACCAAAACAAAAGGCCATTATTTGCTGCCAAAGATATCATCGACTTCTACCTCCAACACTGTCCTCTTATCTTTCCACAACATCATACCAG gCATAAGCATACAGGTCATCTTATTAGTAAGGTTAAGTCTCTGAGTGGACCAAAATACGACGGGAAGTATTTGCATAATCTGCTGAGAGAAAAATTAGGTGATGTGAGGTTGAACCAAACGCTTGCTAATGTCATAATTCCAACATTTGACATCAACCGTCTCCAACCTACTGTCTTCTCTACCTATGAG GGAAAAAGGAACTCCAGCCTAAATGCTTTGTTGTCAGATGTATGTATTGGAACCTCAGCTGCTCCAACCTATCTCCCACCTCATTCTTTTGAAACCAAAGCCTCCAATGGTCAAGTTAAAGAATTCCATCTCATTGATGGTGGTGTTGTGGCCAATAATCCG GCTTTGGTTGCTATAAATGAAGTGTCGAAAGAAATTCACCAAAACAATCCTGACTTCTTTCAAATAAAGCCGATGGAGTTCGGCCGTTTCTTGGTTCTATCGATAGGAACTGGTTCGGTAAAAATAGAGGACAAATATAGTGCTGATGAGGCTGCAAAATGGGGTCTGTTGGGATGGTTGAAAAGTCACAACTCTGTTCCCTTGCTTGATATTTTTACTCAAGCTAGTAGTGACATGACTGATTTATTTCTCTCTACTGTTTTTCAAGCTCTCAACTCCGAGAAAAACTACCTTCGAATCCAG GATGACACATTAAGTGAAAAAGAATCTTCGGTGGATATTGCTACTAAAGAAAACCTAAAGAACCTTGTGGGAATTGGAGAAAAGCTGTTGAAGAAACCTGTTTCAATGGTTAACTTAGAAACTGGTATCTATTCTCCTAAACATGGAACTACGACAAATGGAGAAGCTCTTACACG CAGTTTTGCTGAAATGCTTTCCCGGGAGAGAAAGACTCGTGAAAGTAGACCAACTATAGAAGAGGCAAAGACTACCGTTACCGTAGAAGTTTCTATTCCACGAGATAATAGATATAATCTGGAAGTTGGTGCTCATCAGGGCTCAAAATCATTCCCCCCCAGCTGTTATAATAAGAATCATCATCAATCACAGTCTCaacaatcatcatcatcatcatcatcatcatcatcatcatcatcatcatcatcatcatag
- the LOC133816905 gene encoding patatin-like protein 2 isoform X2, protein MKRTKSFLPSPLYGNVITVLSIDGGGVRGIIPATILAFLESELQKVEDDKNARIADYFDVIAGTSTGGLITAMITAPDQNKRPLFAAKDIIDFYLQHCPLIFPQHHTRHKHTGHLISKVKSLSGPKYDGKYLHNLLREKLGDVRLNQTLANVIIPTFDINRLQPTVFSTYEGKRNSSLNALLSDVCIGTSAAPTYLPPHSFETKASNGQVKEFHLIDGGVVANNPALVAINEVSKEIHQNNPDFFQIKPMEFGRFLVLSIGTGSVKIEDKYSADEAAKWGLLGWLKSHNSVPLLDIFTQASSDMTDLFLSTVFQALNSEKNYLRIQDDTLSEKESSVDIATKENLKNLVGIGEKLLKKPVSMVNLETGIYSPKHGTTTNGEALTRFAEMLSRERKTRESRPTIEEAKTTVTVEVSIPRDNRYNLEVGAHQGSKSFPPSCYNKNHHQSQSQQSSSSSSSSSSSSSSSSS, encoded by the exons atgaagAGAACCAAATCGTTTCTACCGTCGCCGCTGTATGGAAATGTGATCACTGTTCTTAGCATCGACGGTGGTGGAGTAAGAGGAATTATTCCGGCGACTATCCTTGCCTTCTTAGAATCTGAGCTTCag AAAGTGGAGGATGACAAGAATGCTAGAATTGCAGACTATTTTGATGTAATTGCGGGAACAAGCACAGGTGGACTCATTACTGCCATGATTACAGCCCCAGACCAAAACAAAAGGCCATTATTTGCTGCCAAAGATATCATCGACTTCTACCTCCAACACTGTCCTCTTATCTTTCCACAACATCATACCAG gCATAAGCATACAGGTCATCTTATTAGTAAGGTTAAGTCTCTGAGTGGACCAAAATACGACGGGAAGTATTTGCATAATCTGCTGAGAGAAAAATTAGGTGATGTGAGGTTGAACCAAACGCTTGCTAATGTCATAATTCCAACATTTGACATCAACCGTCTCCAACCTACTGTCTTCTCTACCTATGAG GGAAAAAGGAACTCCAGCCTAAATGCTTTGTTGTCAGATGTATGTATTGGAACCTCAGCTGCTCCAACCTATCTCCCACCTCATTCTTTTGAAACCAAAGCCTCCAATGGTCAAGTTAAAGAATTCCATCTCATTGATGGTGGTGTTGTGGCCAATAATCCG GCTTTGGTTGCTATAAATGAAGTGTCGAAAGAAATTCACCAAAACAATCCTGACTTCTTTCAAATAAAGCCGATGGAGTTCGGCCGTTTCTTGGTTCTATCGATAGGAACTGGTTCGGTAAAAATAGAGGACAAATATAGTGCTGATGAGGCTGCAAAATGGGGTCTGTTGGGATGGTTGAAAAGTCACAACTCTGTTCCCTTGCTTGATATTTTTACTCAAGCTAGTAGTGACATGACTGATTTATTTCTCTCTACTGTTTTTCAAGCTCTCAACTCCGAGAAAAACTACCTTCGAATCCAG GATGACACATTAAGTGAAAAAGAATCTTCGGTGGATATTGCTACTAAAGAAAACCTAAAGAACCTTGTGGGAATTGGAGAAAAGCTGTTGAAGAAACCTGTTTCAATGGTTAACTTAGAAACTGGTATCTATTCTCCTAAACATGGAACTACGACAAATGGAGAAGCTCTTACACG TTTTGCTGAAATGCTTTCCCGGGAGAGAAAGACTCGTGAAAGTAGACCAACTATAGAAGAGGCAAAGACTACCGTTACCGTAGAAGTTTCTATTCCACGAGATAATAGATATAATCTGGAAGTTGGTGCTCATCAGGGCTCAAAATCATTCCCCCCCAGCTGTTATAATAAGAATCATCATCAATCACAGTCTCaacaatcatcatcatcatcatcatcatcatcatcatcatcatcatcatcatcatcatag
- the LOC133816905 gene encoding patatin-like protein 2 isoform X3 yields the protein MITAPDQNKRPLFAAKDIIDFYLQHCPLIFPQHHTRHKHTGHLISKVKSLSGPKYDGKYLHNLLREKLGDVRLNQTLANVIIPTFDINRLQPTVFSTYEGKRNSSLNALLSDVCIGTSAAPTYLPPHSFETKASNGQVKEFHLIDGGVVANNPALVAINEVSKEIHQNNPDFFQIKPMEFGRFLVLSIGTGSVKIEDKYSADEAAKWGLLGWLKSHNSVPLLDIFTQASSDMTDLFLSTVFQALNSEKNYLRIQDDTLSEKESSVDIATKENLKNLVGIGEKLLKKPVSMVNLETGIYSPKHGTTTNGEALTRSFAEMLSRERKTRESRPTIEEAKTTVTVEVSIPRDNRYNLEVGAHQGSKSFPPSCYNKNHHQSQSQQSSSSSSSSSSSSSSSSS from the exons ATGATTACAGCCCCAGACCAAAACAAAAGGCCATTATTTGCTGCCAAAGATATCATCGACTTCTACCTCCAACACTGTCCTCTTATCTTTCCACAACATCATACCAG gCATAAGCATACAGGTCATCTTATTAGTAAGGTTAAGTCTCTGAGTGGACCAAAATACGACGGGAAGTATTTGCATAATCTGCTGAGAGAAAAATTAGGTGATGTGAGGTTGAACCAAACGCTTGCTAATGTCATAATTCCAACATTTGACATCAACCGTCTCCAACCTACTGTCTTCTCTACCTATGAG GGAAAAAGGAACTCCAGCCTAAATGCTTTGTTGTCAGATGTATGTATTGGAACCTCAGCTGCTCCAACCTATCTCCCACCTCATTCTTTTGAAACCAAAGCCTCCAATGGTCAAGTTAAAGAATTCCATCTCATTGATGGTGGTGTTGTGGCCAATAATCCG GCTTTGGTTGCTATAAATGAAGTGTCGAAAGAAATTCACCAAAACAATCCTGACTTCTTTCAAATAAAGCCGATGGAGTTCGGCCGTTTCTTGGTTCTATCGATAGGAACTGGTTCGGTAAAAATAGAGGACAAATATAGTGCTGATGAGGCTGCAAAATGGGGTCTGTTGGGATGGTTGAAAAGTCACAACTCTGTTCCCTTGCTTGATATTTTTACTCAAGCTAGTAGTGACATGACTGATTTATTTCTCTCTACTGTTTTTCAAGCTCTCAACTCCGAGAAAAACTACCTTCGAATCCAG GATGACACATTAAGTGAAAAAGAATCTTCGGTGGATATTGCTACTAAAGAAAACCTAAAGAACCTTGTGGGAATTGGAGAAAAGCTGTTGAAGAAACCTGTTTCAATGGTTAACTTAGAAACTGGTATCTATTCTCCTAAACATGGAACTACGACAAATGGAGAAGCTCTTACACG CAGTTTTGCTGAAATGCTTTCCCGGGAGAGAAAGACTCGTGAAAGTAGACCAACTATAGAAGAGGCAAAGACTACCGTTACCGTAGAAGTTTCTATTCCACGAGATAATAGATATAATCTGGAAGTTGGTGCTCATCAGGGCTCAAAATCATTCCCCCCCAGCTGTTATAATAAGAATCATCATCAATCACAGTCTCaacaatcatcatcatcatcatcatcatcatcatcatcatcatcatcatcatcatcatag